A region from the Hypericibacter adhaerens genome encodes:
- a CDS encoding ABC transporter permease: MSLEAAPPAPLTRLSSFLYLRPRLVLTLLLVPPLLWLGIVYLGSLFSLLAQSFFYVDDFSGLTVYEPTLRTYGELFTDANLTIILRTVMMAAAVTIVCGVIAFPLAYYMARYAGTKSKAIFYLAVMLPLWSNYLVRVYAWKLILAKEGAISWIFDQLHLGWLLDGVLSIPVIGGPSLSASYIGTAIVFIYIWLPYMILPVEAALERVPRSLLEASADLGAKPRATLRKVIFPLAIPGIAAGSIFTFSLTLGDYIIPNLVGSSRPFIGQVVYGLQGTAGNLPLAAAFAMVPVLVMAGYLTVAKRFGAFDAL, translated from the coding sequence ATGAGCCTCGAGGCCGCCCCTCCGGCGCCGCTCACGCGCCTCTCCTCCTTCCTCTATCTGCGCCCGCGGCTGGTGCTGACCCTGCTGCTGGTGCCGCCGCTGCTGTGGCTCGGCATCGTCTATCTGGGGTCGCTCTTCTCGCTCCTGGCGCAGAGCTTCTTCTATGTCGACGATTTCAGCGGCCTCACGGTCTACGAGCCGACGCTCCGCACCTATGGCGAGCTCTTCACCGACGCCAACCTCACCATCATCCTGCGCACCGTCATGATGGCGGCGGCGGTCACCATCGTCTGCGGCGTGATCGCGTTTCCCCTCGCCTACTACATGGCGCGCTATGCGGGCACCAAGTCGAAGGCGATCTTCTATCTCGCGGTCATGCTGCCGCTCTGGTCCAACTATCTGGTGCGCGTCTATGCCTGGAAGCTGATCCTGGCGAAGGAAGGCGCCATCAGCTGGATCTTCGACCAGCTCCATCTGGGCTGGCTCCTCGACGGCGTGCTGTCGATCCCGGTGATCGGCGGGCCCTCGCTCTCCGCCTCCTATATCGGCACCGCCATCGTCTTCATCTATATCTGGCTGCCCTACATGATCCTGCCGGTGGAGGCGGCGCTGGAGCGCGTGCCGCGCTCGCTGCTCGAGGCCTCGGCCGATCTCGGCGCCAAACCCCGCGCGACCCTGCGCAAGGTGATCTTTCCGCTCGCCATTCCGGGCATCGCGGCCGGCTCGATCTTCACCTTCTCCCTGACGCTGGGCGACTACATCATCCCCAACCTGGTGGGCTCCTCGCGTCCCTTCATCGGCCAGGTGGTCTATGGGCTGCAGGGCACGGCCGGCAACCTGCCGCTCGCGGCCGCCTTCGCTATGGTGCCGGTGCTGGTGATGGCGGGCTATCTCACGGTTGCCAAGCGTTTCGGAGCCTTCGATGCCCTCTAA
- a CDS encoding ABC transporter ATP-binding protein, with the protein MTQASAPAVSFREVSRHYGDVRAADRISFDIEDGEFFAMLGPSGSGKTTCLRLIAGFEQPTSGEILIHGQPVAGVPPYERDVNTVFQDYALFPHMNVADNVAYGPMIRGEPKAQRLREAEEMLRMVALAGLGARKPSQLSGGQRQRVALARALINKPSVLLLDEPLGALDLKLREQMQVELKAIQRRVGITFIYVTHDQGEALGMSDRVAVFNKGRIEQIGSPADVYEHPATAFVAGFVGVSNILTGPAAKAIAGTAAAFSIRPEKITLIMGGEETPPPGTCVVRGKIESLLYLGSSTRFNVALEGGGELTVIEQNRSGGARGGAEMQGRPVLLWWRRDHMQAMAESA; encoded by the coding sequence ATGACACAAGCCTCCGCTCCTGCGGTCTCCTTCCGGGAGGTGAGCCGCCATTACGGCGATGTCCGTGCCGCCGACAGGATCAGCTTCGACATCGAGGATGGCGAGTTCTTCGCCATGCTCGGACCCTCGGGCTCGGGCAAGACCACCTGCCTCAGGCTCATCGCCGGCTTCGAGCAGCCGACCTCCGGCGAGATTCTGATCCATGGGCAGCCGGTCGCGGGCGTGCCGCCCTATGAGCGCGACGTCAACACCGTGTTCCAGGACTACGCGCTCTTCCCGCATATGAACGTCGCCGACAATGTCGCCTACGGCCCCATGATCCGCGGCGAGCCCAAGGCGCAGCGCCTGCGCGAGGCCGAGGAGATGCTGCGGATGGTGGCGCTGGCGGGCCTCGGCGCCCGCAAGCCCAGCCAGCTTTCCGGCGGCCAGCGCCAGCGCGTGGCCCTGGCCCGCGCGCTCATCAACAAGCCCAGCGTCCTGCTGCTGGACGAGCCGCTCGGCGCCCTCGACCTCAAGCTCCGCGAGCAGATGCAGGTCGAGCTCAAGGCGATCCAGCGGCGCGTCGGCATCACCTTCATCTACGTGACCCACGACCAGGGCGAGGCGCTCGGCATGAGCGACCGCGTGGCCGTGTTCAACAAGGGCCGCATCGAGCAGATCGGCTCGCCGGCCGACGTCTACGAGCATCCGGCCACCGCCTTCGTCGCCGGCTTCGTCGGCGTCTCCAACATCCTGACCGGTCCCGCGGCCAAGGCGATCGCGGGCACTGCGGCCGCCTTCTCGATCCGGCCGGAGAAGATCACGCTGATCATGGGCGGCGAGGAGACGCCGCCGCCGGGCACCTGCGTCGTGCGCGGCAAGATCGAGAGCCTGCTCTATCTGGGCTCCTCGACGCGCTTCAACGTGGCGCTCGAAGGCGGCGGCGAGCTCACCGTGATCGAGCAGAACCGCAGCGGCGGGGCGCGCGGCGGGGCCGAGATGCAGGGCCGCCCGGTGCTGCTCTGGTGGCGCCGGGATCACATGCAGGCGATGGCGGAGTCCGCATGA
- a CDS encoding ABC transporter permease: MPSKAAANTSQRMGERPSLSLRAAATFGLLFLNLPLAFILLYAFSTDDRSFTFPPPGLTLKWFAVAWERDDIWQALWLSVRVAMMGTAIALVLGTLAAAAMFRFRFFGKESVTLLILLPIALPGIVTGISLRSAFGVADIPFSYWTIVLGHATFCIVVVYNNVIARLRRSSPALVEASMDLGANSFQTFRHVVLPNIATALLAGGMLAFALSFDEVIVTTFTAGQQQTIPIWILGQLLRPRERPVTNVVAVFVILVTMLPILCAYWLTRDTHDASGSGK; encoded by the coding sequence ATGCCCTCTAAGGCCGCCGCCAACACCAGCCAGCGCATGGGCGAGCGGCCGAGCCTCAGCCTCAGGGCCGCGGCCACCTTCGGGCTCCTGTTCCTCAACCTGCCGCTGGCCTTCATCCTGCTCTACGCCTTCTCGACCGACGACCGCAGCTTCACCTTCCCGCCCCCGGGCCTGACGCTGAAATGGTTCGCCGTCGCCTGGGAGCGCGACGACATCTGGCAGGCGCTGTGGCTGTCGGTCCGGGTCGCGATGATGGGAACCGCGATCGCGCTGGTGCTGGGCACGCTTGCCGCCGCCGCCATGTTCCGCTTCAGGTTCTTCGGCAAGGAATCGGTCACGCTCCTGATCCTGCTGCCGATCGCGCTGCCGGGCATCGTCACCGGCATCAGCCTGCGCTCGGCCTTCGGCGTCGCCGATATTCCCTTCAGCTACTGGACGATCGTGCTGGGCCACGCCACCTTCTGCATCGTCGTCGTGTACAACAACGTGATCGCGCGGCTGCGCCGCTCCTCGCCCGCCCTGGTCGAGGCCTCGATGGATCTGGGCGCCAACAGCTTCCAGACCTTCCGCCATGTGGTGCTGCCCAACATCGCGACGGCGCTGCTCGCGGGCGGGATGCTGGCCTTTGCCCTTTCCTTCGACGAGGTCATTGTCACGACCTTCACCGCCGGCCAGCAGCAGACGATCCCGATCTGGATCCTGGGGCAATTGTTACGGCCGCGCGAACGTCCCGTCACAAATGTCGTCGCCGTGTTCGT